The genomic segment GTTACGGGACTCCCTTTTTTGCCGCTTGGACGATTGGCTTTTACTTGGTATCTTGTATTCTTAAAAACAAAATCAACGCCTTTACTTACTGCTGTTTTGTCTTTCATGTATTCAGAATACTCGTTCTCAGGCATCCCAATTAACATAGCAGCGTCATATTCGGAAATGGCACTTGTAATTGATGGAGCAACCCCGAAGTTTTCTTGCCATAGCAAGGCAATATCTATAAGTTTATTTCTTAAAGTCATATCACACTCAGATAAATTGGAATTTACTGTTCTAAGAGTTCTTCTAAAGACTGCCAATAATCTGTATCAATCATTGTAATCTGCTCACCACTTCGAGTAAAAGCATCAATGTAGTATCGATTGTCGAACTTCAAAGACTCTATGGTATTGTCTGTGTCGTACAACCTCTTTTCTATGGTAGAGGCGTGATTCCTTATCTCATCAATATGGGCTTCAATGTAAGCATCCGACATTGCAAGGCAAATAAACCTAATTGAATGCAAGTATTGCTCACTGAAATCATTGCGCCAACAAGAAGGGATATAACAGCCCTCAACAATGAGATTCTGATGATTCTCAATGGCTGTCTTCACCATTTCACGCACAATAGGCCAAAGCTCATCCGTGAGGGCATCATCGTCTTCAGGAGTGAGAGCAGTCATGCCACTACGAATCAAGCCCATTTTCAAATGGTCTATAGACAAATATGGATACTTGTATTTCTCAAGCAACCGTTGTGCCAAAATCGTTTTGCCTGTATGTGAAGCACCTGTTATTAGAATAACCATAAAAACTATTTTGAAATCTTTCGGATTAACGACAAATCACCACTCGACAAGGCTTTGAAATTGCGCTCTATTTTTTCTATGTACCAATCCCACCATTTCAGTTGCAGCAGATAGGCGATGAATTCGTCGTCAAAACATCATAAAGTCGCCTCGTCTTATAAGTGTTATAATGATTTTTCTATTCTTTTCATTTCTTCTTCCAGATATTTCTCCAGACACTTGGCTATTTCGGGGTAATAGTCGCACAAAGTTTTGTAACGATTTCGATGCTTGGAGTAATAACGTAGGGTGGTAACTAGTTCTGGCATCCAGAGGAAGTCTCTCTCTACTTGAGCGCACATTTCTTTTTTTACCTGGTCATAAGTGAAGCCGTTCTCCTGCATATAGATGATGACTGCTGCACGGACGACGCTCTCGTTGATGACCGTGGCGGCGTTTCCGTAGGCTTGGCTGCTCATACCTCGATAGTGTCGCCCTAACAGAGTCTTTCCAATGTCATCGAGAAGATCAGAATTTGCATCGTACAAGGCATTGACAAATGAATGGTTGAATTCATGAATAAGTGTCGAGGCATAGTCCATTCCATTTTCAAACGGACTGCTCATAGTCTCGTCAGTGTAGTAACCGCAGATGGCAAATATTTCTTTGGGTTGGCCTGTCATTTGCCTGTTCGTGCCATAGTTTCCACCCCCATTGGTAAAACCAATGATGACACGGAACTGCTCTGTCGGTTCCGTTCCATAGAACTGGGGGTACCAATCTTGGTGAAAATACTTCATCACGTTCTTCTCGTATGCCTGAAGTACGGACTCGTAGAAAGTCTGGTGCTGCTTGTAGAATTCGTGGAAGCGGGTATCGGAATAGAACTGATTGAGCCGGACGAGGAATGTATCAATTTCTACCTTCTGCCAACGCTTTTCGAGGTCACTCTTTTCTCCTGTGAATGACACCTTATGCCCGTCAGTGTCGAGATGGACGGCCATCGACATTACGGCATCGTAGGATATGCCGTAATTATTCCGCAGTTCTTTGATATATGCGACGGCCGGGTGCTGTCTATAGGTGGAAAACCATGTCTCCGTGTCGCTTGTGTATTGCCCGCCATTATCCATGCAATACTCACGAAAACCGGCCGTGCGGGAAATAATCGACATCAATTCTACTGTCTCTGATGTTTCAACTTTAATCTGTGCATCTGCATAACCCACTGCTGACAGCATTGTTAGCAGGAGTAGGAAATGTTTTATCTGTTTATAAAATCTCATAACTAAAACCCGATTTATCTGTTACTATTTCTTATCTGGCTGCTGGCCGTCGTGGGCCTTCCAGGCGCACTCGGTAATCTTCATGTCGGAGAATACAGCCGTGAAGGATGATTCCTCGGGCGAACAGGCATAGATGCCAAAACTGATCTCGTCGGCACCGGCATACATGTGGCAGATGCGCATCTGGCTGAACTTCTCGCCGTCGGCGGAGCACTCGATGCAGTAGTCATCTTCGCGGCGCGAGAAGCGGTACCACATGGTCTTCACATCGGCAGGAATGGCCGTCGTGGCCCAGTCGGAGTAGCCATTGTTGGTGGCTACGCTGCCCAGATGCTGAAACTCCTCGTTCTCGTATTCCACCGAGCCCTTCAGCCAGTTCTCGCTATCGAGATACATCACGATACCACATTGGTCGAAGCGGTGATGACTCTCCGTGAAGTCAGTCTTCACCACGAAGCTGAAAAACTTCTCGCGCGTCTTCATCTGAAGCACTGGGGCATTGTCGTTCTGGAAGTGATAGTAGGTGCGCTGCCAGAGGTCGGTCTTCGGAGCGGTGGTAATGCGAATGGTATCATTCTTGATTTCACATGCGGCAGGCTCCCGCGTCCACTGGAGGCTGTCCAGATTGATGTGGCCGCTGTCAGAGAGTGCCACCTTTACGTTGTCTACGAAATCCATAGTCGTTACTTGTTTGTTCTGCTGTCCGCATGCCGTGAGCATGAGACCAGCGCAGAGAAATGAGAATAGTTGCTTTTTCATATTTGTTTTTATTGTCCGCTAAATTGGAACTTAACAGTTAATTATATTTATCTTCAATTACTATGAGTCTCAATACACTTACAGTGCTGTATAGACAAGTTTGCCATTGATTCGTTCGGATTTCATAACGGAGATTTCATTAACGGTCATACTTGCCTTCTCAATGTCAATGTCCAAAGGCATGCAAGATGGCAGGCGAACGAGTGTGATGTGGGGCTGGAACCTACCCTGAGCATACTCAATACCTCTTTTGTCAAGATTATTTCTCAAATCTGCAGCTATCGACTTCAGTTTCTTTTCACCGTCAATACCAAGCCATATCACCTTACTGCGTCCATTAAAGCATCCAAGTCTACCAGTCTTTATCTCAAAAGGAACAAAAAAAACTTCTTTCACGGCTGCCTTGATGTCATCCACTTTGTCAGTCTCACCTATAAAGGCTAACGTCAGGTGCAAATTCTCAGGCAATGTGAAGTTGCCTCTCACTCCATTGTCACGCAAGGCATCCTGTGCCTCGAATATCGGTTCCTTGAATGCTTCAGTGAACCTGATTGCTATAAATATTCTCATAAATTTTTATTCCTCATATTTAAAGTCAAAGATCCATGCGTCAGGAATCATCCTCCTTATAACCATGGAGTTTAGATTGTACCAACTGAAACTTCTTTGTAGTACAGGACCGTCGGAGCTGATAACATTCTCCTTGTCCACAAATAACAGATCGGGATTCATGTTGAGTTCGGCATCCACATCAATATTATAATTTTTCGACAACTCCAGAATCAACTGTTTCAACGAGCCGGAATTTGACACAGGTTTGTCAAGAATGAATGTCGCTTTCCTCACACCAAGACAGGAAAGCGTCTGCAGAATCAGTTCTACAGCCTTTTCCGTCTTATCAATAATACGATAGGTGCCATGAAGCCCGGCTACATCACGCAAAACGCCATCGTCACCACGGAGAACGAGACTATGTGAAAGAGCCGTTTCCAACGTAATGATGATATTCAGCCCATCGACTAAAACCTCTGAACCTGGTTTTAGGATTTCCTTCTTCTGTCTTGTCGCCTTGTCATCATCATTAAGAATGCTTCTGAAAATGGCCATCCTCTGTCTCGAAGTAAGAAGATAGTGATTGGAGGAGAATGTAATGGCTGACTCTGCACTATAGCCACGATTCATCAGCCATCGTGCATCATTCGCGGCACTCAGAATCTTGATTCTTTGAGCGCCAGCAAACAACTCTTCGTCCTTATCCACGTAGCCTCTTCTAACACTTTTCATAGTGATTATGTTCTATGATGGGACCAATTACTTGTATTCCTATTTAAAAAGCTTTTTTTTCAGAAATAGCTTCATTTCATACCCATTCAAACTTATCCTTTCCAGC from the Prevotella sp. Rep29 genome contains:
- a CDS encoding DUF1349 domain-containing protein, whose protein sequence is MKKQLFSFLCAGLMLTACGQQNKQVTTMDFVDNVKVALSDSGHINLDSLQWTREPAACEIKNDTIRITTAPKTDLWQRTYYHFQNDNAPVLQMKTREKFFSFVVKTDFTESHHRFDQCGIVMYLDSENWLKGSVEYENEEFQHLGSVATNNGYSDWATTAIPADVKTMWYRFSRREDDYCIECSADGEKFSQMRICHMYAGADEISFGIYACSPEESSFTAVFSDMKITECAWKAHDGQQPDKK
- a CDS encoding DUF4932 domain-containing protein, giving the protein MRFYKQIKHFLLLLTMLSAVGYADAQIKVETSETVELMSIISRTAGFREYCMDNGGQYTSDTETWFSTYRQHPAVAYIKELRNNYGISYDAVMSMAVHLDTDGHKVSFTGEKSDLEKRWQKVEIDTFLVRLNQFYSDTRFHEFYKQHQTFYESVLQAYEKNVMKYFHQDWYPQFYGTEPTEQFRVIIGFTNGGGNYGTNRQMTGQPKEIFAICGYYTDETMSSPFENGMDYASTLIHEFNHSFVNALYDANSDLLDDIGKTLLGRHYRGMSSQAYGNAATVINESVVRAAVIIYMQENGFTYDQVKKEMCAQVERDFLWMPELVTTLRYYSKHRNRYKTLCDYYPEIAKCLEKYLEEEMKRIEKSL
- the thpR gene encoding RNA 2',3'-cyclic phosphodiesterase gives rise to the protein MRIFIAIRFTEAFKEPIFEAQDALRDNGVRGNFTLPENLHLTLAFIGETDKVDDIKAAVKEVFFVPFEIKTGRLGCFNGRSKVIWLGIDGEKKLKSIAADLRNNLDKRGIEYAQGRFQPHITLVRLPSCMPLDIDIEKASMTVNEISVMKSERINGKLVYTAL
- a CDS encoding AAA family ATPase, which translates into the protein MVILITGASHTGKTILAQRLLEKYKYPYLSIDHLKMGLIRSGMTALTPEDDDALTDELWPIVREMVKTAIENHQNLIVEGCYIPSCWRNDFSEQYLHSIRFICLAMSDAYIEAHIDEIRNHASTIEKRLYDTDNTIESLKFDNRYYIDAFTRSGEQITMIDTDYWQSLEELLEQ
- a CDS encoding DUF434 domain-containing protein, which encodes MKSVRRGYVDKDEELFAGAQRIKILSAANDARWLMNRGYSAESAITFSSNHYLLTSRQRMAIFRSILNDDDKATRQKKEILKPGSEVLVDGLNIIITLETALSHSLVLRGDDGVLRDVAGLHGTYRIIDKTEKAVELILQTLSCLGVRKATFILDKPVSNSGSLKQLILELSKNYNIDVDAELNMNPDLLFVDKENVISSDGPVLQRSFSWYNLNSMVIRRMIPDAWIFDFKYEE